A section of the Oryzias latipes chromosome 8, ASM223467v1 genome encodes:
- the pla2g4c gene encoding cytosolic phospholipase A2 gamma isoform X1, producing MHVRSVCFQGALWLWAFVSGVLAVQDLVGPESRSQKLVRGGASLCAGEQDYVHKRKQLVLEALHRLEIDCSEDSVPHIALLPSGGGQRAAVALLGSLHQMEKEALLGTLLYLGGVSGSTWSMASLYNDPEWSCNMDRALSKLGGPGVELEQATAWLIERAKEEDFSLTDLWGVLTSAGIMKQMDLRRLSEEADRSASNPYPVYCAIEQSCLSEGPIEGKWFEVTPHEAGFPELGLFIHTSLLGSKFESGQLLEKKLEMDMIKLQGVFGSALAHGEMVQDFIPPWMKVLDHADPHSLKYIRVYRSLCELMVLIQTIIQDPVALSEVENLQEILREMVTRNDSESLELKGPEERGILFEQWSLQLVTTVQTWSQNLEDGAFKKQVSFLTKDILPLLLKWEWGTTNSFLYKYQDSPIPACLKSQQQLHLVDAGLLINVAYPSFLGTKRDMDLIITLEYSAGNMFETLTLAKEYAAAVKKPFPEIHADILEDRVWPKDCYVFEGQGDAPSIVYMPLFNQQNCRDAEEFKAKMEEFSTFQRPFNQQKINFLLETAKSNIQRNRDVLLREMKKAALSRQRKKGLLEVQLSDLSLNPS from the exons ATGCATGTCAGATCCGTGTGTTTTCAGGGAGCGCTTTGGCTCTGGGCTTTCGTTTCAGGAGTTCTCGCCGTGCAGGACTTGGTCGGACCGGAAAGCAGGTCTCAG AAATTGGTCCGGGGGGGGGCGTCTTTGTGTGCTGGGGAGCAGGACTATGTTCACAAGAGGAAACAACTGGTTCTGGAGGCTCTTCACAGGCTGGAAATCGACTGCTCAGAG GATTCGGTTCCCCACATCGCCCTGCTGCCGTCTGGAGGGGGTCAGAGAGCAGCGGTGGCTCTGCTGGGTTCTCTTCATCAGATGGAGAAGGAGGCCCTGCTTGGCACTTTGCTCTACCTTGGAGGGGTATCTGGGTCAACGTG GTCAATGGCCTCCCTGTACAATGATCCTGAATGGAGCTGCAACATGGACAGAGCTTTGTCCAAACTGGGGGGTCCTGGGGTGGAGCTGGAGCAAGCAACTGCCTGGTTGATTGAAAGGGCAAAAGAAGAGGATTTCTCCCTGACAGATTTGTGGGGGGTGTTAACCTCTGCTGGGATAATGAAGCAG ATGGATCTTCGCCGTCTTTCAGAAGAAGCTGACAGAAGTGCCTCCAACCCATACCCAGTCTATTGTGCAATAGAACAGAGCTGCCTCTCAGAAGGACCCATAGAAG GTAAATGGTTTGAAGTGACCCCCCATGAAGCTGGATTTCCTGAGTTAGGTCTTTTTATCCACACCTCTCTTTTGGGAAGCAAATTTGAAAGTGGACAACTGCTGGAGAAGAAACTAGAGATGGACATGATAAAGCTTCAAG GGGTCTTTGGCAGTGCGCTGGCCCATGGAGAGATGGTCCAAGACTTCATTCCTCCATGGATGAAAG tgCTCGATCATGCAGACCCTCACAGTCTAAAGTATATCCGGGTCTACCGCAGTCTCTGTGAGCTGATGGTTCTGATCCAAACCATCATTCAGGATCCGGTTGCTCTTTCCGAGGTGGAGAATCTTCAGGAAATACTCCGAG AGATGGTGACGCGAAACGACTCTGAGTCGCTGGAGCTGAAGGGTCCAGAGGAGAGGGGAATTCTGTTTGAGCAGTGGAGCCTGCAGCTGGTGACAACGGTCCAGACCTGGAGCCAGAATCTGGAGGATGGAGCTTTTAAGAAACAAG TGTCTTTCCTCACCAAGGACATCCTTCCACTCCTCCTAAAATGGGAGTGGGGAACAACCAACAGCTTTCTCTACAAATATCAAG ATTCCCCAATCCCAGCATGTCTCAAGTCTCAACAACAGCTTCATCTAGTGGACGCTGGTCTGCTGATCAATGTTGCTTATCCTTCATTCCTGGGTACCAAGAGAGACATGGACCTCATCATCACTTTGGAGTACAGTGCTGGGAACATGTTTGAG ACTCTCACTTTAGCAAAGGAATACGCTGCTGCTGTGAAGAAGCCGTTCCCAGAGATCCATGCAGACATCctggaggacagagtctggcCTAAAGACTGTTATGTGTTTGAGGGGCAGGGAGACGCGCCGTCCATTGTCTACATGCCGCTCTTCAACCAGCAGAACTGCAGAG ATGCTGAGGAGTTCAAAGCAAAGATGGAGGAATTCAGCACCTTCCAGCGACCCTTCAACCAGCAGAAGATTAACTTCCTGCTGGAAACGGCAAAATCCAACATCCAGAGAAACCGAGACGTCCTGCTGAGGGAGATGAAGAAGGCTGCTTTGTCCCGGCAGAGGAAGAAGG GACTTCTGGAGGTCCAGCTCTCTGATCTTTCTCTGAATCCATCATGA
- the pla2g4c gene encoding cytosolic phospholipase A2 gamma isoform X2 produces MAKLVRGGASLCAGEQDYVHKRKQLVLEALHRLEIDCSEDSVPHIALLPSGGGQRAAVALLGSLHQMEKEALLGTLLYLGGVSGSTWSMASLYNDPEWSCNMDRALSKLGGPGVELEQATAWLIERAKEEDFSLTDLWGVLTSAGIMKQMDLRRLSEEADRSASNPYPVYCAIEQSCLSEGPIEGKWFEVTPHEAGFPELGLFIHTSLLGSKFESGQLLEKKLEMDMIKLQGVFGSALAHGEMVQDFIPPWMKVLDHADPHSLKYIRVYRSLCELMVLIQTIIQDPVALSEVENLQEILREMVTRNDSESLELKGPEERGILFEQWSLQLVTTVQTWSQNLEDGAFKKQVSFLTKDILPLLLKWEWGTTNSFLYKYQDSPIPACLKSQQQLHLVDAGLLINVAYPSFLGTKRDMDLIITLEYSAGNMFETLTLAKEYAAAVKKPFPEIHADILEDRVWPKDCYVFEGQGDAPSIVYMPLFNQQNCRDAEEFKAKMEEFSTFQRPFNQQKINFLLETAKSNIQRNRDVLLREMKKAALSRQRKKGLLEVQLSDLSLNPS; encoded by the exons ATGGCT AAATTGGTCCGGGGGGGGGCGTCTTTGTGTGCTGGGGAGCAGGACTATGTTCACAAGAGGAAACAACTGGTTCTGGAGGCTCTTCACAGGCTGGAAATCGACTGCTCAGAG GATTCGGTTCCCCACATCGCCCTGCTGCCGTCTGGAGGGGGTCAGAGAGCAGCGGTGGCTCTGCTGGGTTCTCTTCATCAGATGGAGAAGGAGGCCCTGCTTGGCACTTTGCTCTACCTTGGAGGGGTATCTGGGTCAACGTG GTCAATGGCCTCCCTGTACAATGATCCTGAATGGAGCTGCAACATGGACAGAGCTTTGTCCAAACTGGGGGGTCCTGGGGTGGAGCTGGAGCAAGCAACTGCCTGGTTGATTGAAAGGGCAAAAGAAGAGGATTTCTCCCTGACAGATTTGTGGGGGGTGTTAACCTCTGCTGGGATAATGAAGCAG ATGGATCTTCGCCGTCTTTCAGAAGAAGCTGACAGAAGTGCCTCCAACCCATACCCAGTCTATTGTGCAATAGAACAGAGCTGCCTCTCAGAAGGACCCATAGAAG GTAAATGGTTTGAAGTGACCCCCCATGAAGCTGGATTTCCTGAGTTAGGTCTTTTTATCCACACCTCTCTTTTGGGAAGCAAATTTGAAAGTGGACAACTGCTGGAGAAGAAACTAGAGATGGACATGATAAAGCTTCAAG GGGTCTTTGGCAGTGCGCTGGCCCATGGAGAGATGGTCCAAGACTTCATTCCTCCATGGATGAAAG tgCTCGATCATGCAGACCCTCACAGTCTAAAGTATATCCGGGTCTACCGCAGTCTCTGTGAGCTGATGGTTCTGATCCAAACCATCATTCAGGATCCGGTTGCTCTTTCCGAGGTGGAGAATCTTCAGGAAATACTCCGAG AGATGGTGACGCGAAACGACTCTGAGTCGCTGGAGCTGAAGGGTCCAGAGGAGAGGGGAATTCTGTTTGAGCAGTGGAGCCTGCAGCTGGTGACAACGGTCCAGACCTGGAGCCAGAATCTGGAGGATGGAGCTTTTAAGAAACAAG TGTCTTTCCTCACCAAGGACATCCTTCCACTCCTCCTAAAATGGGAGTGGGGAACAACCAACAGCTTTCTCTACAAATATCAAG ATTCCCCAATCCCAGCATGTCTCAAGTCTCAACAACAGCTTCATCTAGTGGACGCTGGTCTGCTGATCAATGTTGCTTATCCTTCATTCCTGGGTACCAAGAGAGACATGGACCTCATCATCACTTTGGAGTACAGTGCTGGGAACATGTTTGAG ACTCTCACTTTAGCAAAGGAATACGCTGCTGCTGTGAAGAAGCCGTTCCCAGAGATCCATGCAGACATCctggaggacagagtctggcCTAAAGACTGTTATGTGTTTGAGGGGCAGGGAGACGCGCCGTCCATTGTCTACATGCCGCTCTTCAACCAGCAGAACTGCAGAG ATGCTGAGGAGTTCAAAGCAAAGATGGAGGAATTCAGCACCTTCCAGCGACCCTTCAACCAGCAGAAGATTAACTTCCTGCTGGAAACGGCAAAATCCAACATCCAGAGAAACCGAGACGTCCTGCTGAGGGAGATGAAGAAGGCTGCTTTGTCCCGGCAGAGGAAGAAGG GACTTCTGGAGGTCCAGCTCTCTGATCTTTCTCTGAATCCATCATGA
- the pla2g4c gene encoding cytosolic phospholipase A2 gamma isoform X3 gives MEKEALLGTLLYLGGVSGSTWSMASLYNDPEWSCNMDRALSKLGGPGVELEQATAWLIERAKEEDFSLTDLWGVLTSAGIMKQMDLRRLSEEADRSASNPYPVYCAIEQSCLSEGPIEGKWFEVTPHEAGFPELGLFIHTSLLGSKFESGQLLEKKLEMDMIKLQGVFGSALAHGEMVQDFIPPWMKVLDHADPHSLKYIRVYRSLCELMVLIQTIIQDPVALSEVENLQEILREMVTRNDSESLELKGPEERGILFEQWSLQLVTTVQTWSQNLEDGAFKKQVSFLTKDILPLLLKWEWGTTNSFLYKYQDSPIPACLKSQQQLHLVDAGLLINVAYPSFLGTKRDMDLIITLEYSAGNMFETLTLAKEYAAAVKKPFPEIHADILEDRVWPKDCYVFEGQGDAPSIVYMPLFNQQNCRDAEEFKAKMEEFSTFQRPFNQQKINFLLETAKSNIQRNRDVLLREMKKAALSRQRKKGLLEVQLSDLSLNPS, from the exons ATGGAGAAGGAGGCCCTGCTTGGCACTTTGCTCTACCTTGGAGGGGTATCTGGGTCAACGTG GTCAATGGCCTCCCTGTACAATGATCCTGAATGGAGCTGCAACATGGACAGAGCTTTGTCCAAACTGGGGGGTCCTGGGGTGGAGCTGGAGCAAGCAACTGCCTGGTTGATTGAAAGGGCAAAAGAAGAGGATTTCTCCCTGACAGATTTGTGGGGGGTGTTAACCTCTGCTGGGATAATGAAGCAG ATGGATCTTCGCCGTCTTTCAGAAGAAGCTGACAGAAGTGCCTCCAACCCATACCCAGTCTATTGTGCAATAGAACAGAGCTGCCTCTCAGAAGGACCCATAGAAG GTAAATGGTTTGAAGTGACCCCCCATGAAGCTGGATTTCCTGAGTTAGGTCTTTTTATCCACACCTCTCTTTTGGGAAGCAAATTTGAAAGTGGACAACTGCTGGAGAAGAAACTAGAGATGGACATGATAAAGCTTCAAG GGGTCTTTGGCAGTGCGCTGGCCCATGGAGAGATGGTCCAAGACTTCATTCCTCCATGGATGAAAG tgCTCGATCATGCAGACCCTCACAGTCTAAAGTATATCCGGGTCTACCGCAGTCTCTGTGAGCTGATGGTTCTGATCCAAACCATCATTCAGGATCCGGTTGCTCTTTCCGAGGTGGAGAATCTTCAGGAAATACTCCGAG AGATGGTGACGCGAAACGACTCTGAGTCGCTGGAGCTGAAGGGTCCAGAGGAGAGGGGAATTCTGTTTGAGCAGTGGAGCCTGCAGCTGGTGACAACGGTCCAGACCTGGAGCCAGAATCTGGAGGATGGAGCTTTTAAGAAACAAG TGTCTTTCCTCACCAAGGACATCCTTCCACTCCTCCTAAAATGGGAGTGGGGAACAACCAACAGCTTTCTCTACAAATATCAAG ATTCCCCAATCCCAGCATGTCTCAAGTCTCAACAACAGCTTCATCTAGTGGACGCTGGTCTGCTGATCAATGTTGCTTATCCTTCATTCCTGGGTACCAAGAGAGACATGGACCTCATCATCACTTTGGAGTACAGTGCTGGGAACATGTTTGAG ACTCTCACTTTAGCAAAGGAATACGCTGCTGCTGTGAAGAAGCCGTTCCCAGAGATCCATGCAGACATCctggaggacagagtctggcCTAAAGACTGTTATGTGTTTGAGGGGCAGGGAGACGCGCCGTCCATTGTCTACATGCCGCTCTTCAACCAGCAGAACTGCAGAG ATGCTGAGGAGTTCAAAGCAAAGATGGAGGAATTCAGCACCTTCCAGCGACCCTTCAACCAGCAGAAGATTAACTTCCTGCTGGAAACGGCAAAATCCAACATCCAGAGAAACCGAGACGTCCTGCTGAGGGAGATGAAGAAGGCTGCTTTGTCCCGGCAGAGGAAGAAGG GACTTCTGGAGGTCCAGCTCTCTGATCTTTCTCTGAATCCATCATGA
- the pla2g4c gene encoding cytosolic phospholipase A2 gamma isoform X4 has translation MASLYNDPEWSCNMDRALSKLGGPGVELEQATAWLIERAKEEDFSLTDLWGVLTSAGIMKQMDLRRLSEEADRSASNPYPVYCAIEQSCLSEGPIEGKWFEVTPHEAGFPELGLFIHTSLLGSKFESGQLLEKKLEMDMIKLQGVFGSALAHGEMVQDFIPPWMKVLDHADPHSLKYIRVYRSLCELMVLIQTIIQDPVALSEVENLQEILREMVTRNDSESLELKGPEERGILFEQWSLQLVTTVQTWSQNLEDGAFKKQVSFLTKDILPLLLKWEWGTTNSFLYKYQDSPIPACLKSQQQLHLVDAGLLINVAYPSFLGTKRDMDLIITLEYSAGNMFETLTLAKEYAAAVKKPFPEIHADILEDRVWPKDCYVFEGQGDAPSIVYMPLFNQQNCRDAEEFKAKMEEFSTFQRPFNQQKINFLLETAKSNIQRNRDVLLREMKKAALSRQRKKGLLEVQLSDLSLNPS, from the exons ATGGCCTCCCTGTACAATGATCCTGAATGGAGCTGCAACATGGACAGAGCTTTGTCCAAACTGGGGGGTCCTGGGGTGGAGCTGGAGCAAGCAACTGCCTGGTTGATTGAAAGGGCAAAAGAAGAGGATTTCTCCCTGACAGATTTGTGGGGGGTGTTAACCTCTGCTGGGATAATGAAGCAG ATGGATCTTCGCCGTCTTTCAGAAGAAGCTGACAGAAGTGCCTCCAACCCATACCCAGTCTATTGTGCAATAGAACAGAGCTGCCTCTCAGAAGGACCCATAGAAG GTAAATGGTTTGAAGTGACCCCCCATGAAGCTGGATTTCCTGAGTTAGGTCTTTTTATCCACACCTCTCTTTTGGGAAGCAAATTTGAAAGTGGACAACTGCTGGAGAAGAAACTAGAGATGGACATGATAAAGCTTCAAG GGGTCTTTGGCAGTGCGCTGGCCCATGGAGAGATGGTCCAAGACTTCATTCCTCCATGGATGAAAG tgCTCGATCATGCAGACCCTCACAGTCTAAAGTATATCCGGGTCTACCGCAGTCTCTGTGAGCTGATGGTTCTGATCCAAACCATCATTCAGGATCCGGTTGCTCTTTCCGAGGTGGAGAATCTTCAGGAAATACTCCGAG AGATGGTGACGCGAAACGACTCTGAGTCGCTGGAGCTGAAGGGTCCAGAGGAGAGGGGAATTCTGTTTGAGCAGTGGAGCCTGCAGCTGGTGACAACGGTCCAGACCTGGAGCCAGAATCTGGAGGATGGAGCTTTTAAGAAACAAG TGTCTTTCCTCACCAAGGACATCCTTCCACTCCTCCTAAAATGGGAGTGGGGAACAACCAACAGCTTTCTCTACAAATATCAAG ATTCCCCAATCCCAGCATGTCTCAAGTCTCAACAACAGCTTCATCTAGTGGACGCTGGTCTGCTGATCAATGTTGCTTATCCTTCATTCCTGGGTACCAAGAGAGACATGGACCTCATCATCACTTTGGAGTACAGTGCTGGGAACATGTTTGAG ACTCTCACTTTAGCAAAGGAATACGCTGCTGCTGTGAAGAAGCCGTTCCCAGAGATCCATGCAGACATCctggaggacagagtctggcCTAAAGACTGTTATGTGTTTGAGGGGCAGGGAGACGCGCCGTCCATTGTCTACATGCCGCTCTTCAACCAGCAGAACTGCAGAG ATGCTGAGGAGTTCAAAGCAAAGATGGAGGAATTCAGCACCTTCCAGCGACCCTTCAACCAGCAGAAGATTAACTTCCTGCTGGAAACGGCAAAATCCAACATCCAGAGAAACCGAGACGTCCTGCTGAGGGAGATGAAGAAGGCTGCTTTGTCCCGGCAGAGGAAGAAGG GACTTCTGGAGGTCCAGCTCTCTGATCTTTCTCTGAATCCATCATGA